A region from the Pristiophorus japonicus isolate sPriJap1 chromosome 14, sPriJap1.hap1, whole genome shotgun sequence genome encodes:
- the chst1 gene encoding carbohydrate sulfotransferase 1 isoform X1 yields MTGHKPTAMECSWKAVLLLVVASLAVQYTAIRTFVAKPFTICRIPKHTGCGPGLAVTPCDPRPQPVTHILILATTRSGSSFIGQLLNQHADIFYLFEPLYHVQTTLINTSLRIRHPASSPAATADGRRLLLGAYRDLLRSLFDCRLHDLETYIKPAPDAHRTQRLFRRGASKALCSPPVCAAWQPGSGGGGEPDQEQESAAAPERWEEGECVQRCGALNLTLAARACGLRRHVAIKTVRIPEIADLRALVEDPRLNLKVVQLVRDPRGILASRIDTFPESFRAWKIWRNSGRKPYNLDASHLSATCEDFLNSAGTGLARPGWLKGRYMLVRYEDLAREPEKKTEEIYRFLGVAVDSNVQRWILNNTRGAGASGNHKYATVRDSAATAEGWRLKLTYDMVELVQNICNLTLAQLGYKMVTSPEELRNVSVSLAEDKTFLPFL; encoded by the coding sequence ATGACCGGACACAAGCCTACGGCCATGGAGTGCTCCTGGAAGGCCGTACTGCTGCTGGTCGTGGCCTCGCTGGCCGTTCAGTACACGGCGATCCGGACATTCGTCGCTAAACCCTTCACCATCTGCCGCATCCCCAAGCACACGGGCTGCGGTCCAGGGCTGGCCGTCACCCCCTGCGACCCCCGGCCCCAGCCGGTCACCCACATCCTCATCCTGGCCACCACCCGCAGCGGCTCCTCCTTCATCGGCCAGCTGCTCAATCAGCACGCGGACATCTTCTACTTGTTCGAGCCGCTCTACCATGTGCAGACCACCCTCATCAACACCAGCCTGCGGATCCGGCACCCGGCCTCTTCGCCCGCCGCCACCGCCGATGGCCGGCGTCTGCTGCTGGGCGCCTACCGCGACCTGCTGCGCAGCCTCTTCGATTGCCGCCTGCATGACCTGGAGACCTACATCAAGCCGGCGCCCGATGCCCACCGCACCCAGCGCCTCTTCCGCCGGGGGGCCAGCAAGGCGCTGTGCTCGCCGCCCGTATGCGCAGCCTGGCAGCCCGgctccgggggcgggggagagccggaccaggagcaggagtcggccgccGCCCCGGAGCGCTGGGAGGAAGGTGAGTGCGTGCAGCGGTGCGGCGCCCTCAACCTGACCCTGGCCGCCCGGGCCTGCGGCCTCCGCCGTCACGTCGCCATCAAGACGGTACGGATCCCCGAGATTGCCGACCTGAGGGCCCTGGTGGAAGACCCCCGGCTCAACCTGAAGGTGGTGCAGCTTGTGCGGGACCCCCGGGGCATCCTGGCCTCCCGCATTGACACCTTCCCCGAGAGCTTCCGGGCTTGGAAGATCTGGCGCAACAGCGGCCGCAAGCCCTACAACCTGGACGCCTCCCACCTCAGCGCCACCTGTGAGGACTTCCTCAACTCGGCGGGCACTGGGCTCGCCCGGCCCGGCTGGCTGAAGGGCCGGTACATGCTGGTCCGCTATGAGGACCTGGCCCGGGAGCCCGAGAAGAAGACGGAGGAGATCTACCGCTTCCTGGGGGTGGCAGTGGACAGCAACGTGCAGCGTTGGATTCTCAACAATACCCGCGGGGCCGGCGCCTCGGGCAACCACAAGTATGCCACGGTGCGGGACTCAGCCGCCACGGCCGAGGGCTGGAGGCTCAAACTTACCTACGACATGGTCGAGCTGGTGCAGAACATTTGCAACTTGACTCTGGCCCAGCTGGGCTACAAAATGGTCACCTCGCCTGAAGAACTCAGAAACGTGTCTGTCAGTCTAGCCGAAGACAAGACCTTTCTACCCTTTTTGTAA
- the chst1 gene encoding carbohydrate sulfotransferase 1 isoform X2 — protein MECSWKAVLLLVVASLAVQYTAIRTFVAKPFTICRIPKHTGCGPGLAVTPCDPRPQPVTHILILATTRSGSSFIGQLLNQHADIFYLFEPLYHVQTTLINTSLRIRHPASSPAATADGRRLLLGAYRDLLRSLFDCRLHDLETYIKPAPDAHRTQRLFRRGASKALCSPPVCQESAAAPERWEEGECVQRCGALNLTLAARACGLRRHVAIKTVRIPEIADLRALVEDPRLNLKVVQLVRDPRGILASRIDTFPESFRAWKIWRNSGRKPYNLDASHLSATCEDFLNSAGTGLARPGWLKGRYMLVRYEDLAREPEKKTEEIYRFLGVAVDSNVQRWILNNTRGAGASGNHKYATVRDSAATAEGWRLKLTYDMVELVQNICNLTLAQLGYKMVTSPEELRNVSVSLAEDKTFLPFL, from the exons ATGGAGTGCTCCTGGAAGGCCGTACTGCTGCTGGTCGTGGCCTCGCTGGCCGTTCAGTACACGGCGATCCGGACATTCGTCGCTAAACCCTTCACCATCTGCCGCATCCCCAAGCACACGGGCTGCGGTCCAGGGCTGGCCGTCACCCCCTGCGACCCCCGGCCCCAGCCGGTCACCCACATCCTCATCCTGGCCACCACCCGCAGCGGCTCCTCCTTCATCGGCCAGCTGCTCAATCAGCACGCGGACATCTTCTACTTGTTCGAGCCGCTCTACCATGTGCAGACCACCCTCATCAACACCAGCCTGCGGATCCGGCACCCGGCCTCTTCGCCCGCCGCCACCGCCGATGGCCGGCGTCTGCTGCTGGGCGCCTACCGCGACCTGCTGCGCAGCCTCTTCGATTGCCGCCTGCATGACCTGGAGACCTACATCAAGCCGGCGCCCGATGCCCACCGCACCCAGCGCCTCTTCCGCCGGGGGGCCAGCAAGGCGCTGTGCTCGCCGCCCGTATGC caggagtcggccgccGCCCCGGAGCGCTGGGAGGAAGGTGAGTGCGTGCAGCGGTGCGGCGCCCTCAACCTGACCCTGGCCGCCCGGGCCTGCGGCCTCCGCCGTCACGTCGCCATCAAGACGGTACGGATCCCCGAGATTGCCGACCTGAGGGCCCTGGTGGAAGACCCCCGGCTCAACCTGAAGGTGGTGCAGCTTGTGCGGGACCCCCGGGGCATCCTGGCCTCCCGCATTGACACCTTCCCCGAGAGCTTCCGGGCTTGGAAGATCTGGCGCAACAGCGGCCGCAAGCCCTACAACCTGGACGCCTCCCACCTCAGCGCCACCTGTGAGGACTTCCTCAACTCGGCGGGCACTGGGCTCGCCCGGCCCGGCTGGCTGAAGGGCCGGTACATGCTGGTCCGCTATGAGGACCTGGCCCGGGAGCCCGAGAAGAAGACGGAGGAGATCTACCGCTTCCTGGGGGTGGCAGTGGACAGCAACGTGCAGCGTTGGATTCTCAACAATACCCGCGGGGCCGGCGCCTCGGGCAACCACAAGTATGCCACGGTGCGGGACTCAGCCGCCACGGCCGAGGGCTGGAGGCTCAAACTTACCTACGACATGGTCGAGCTGGTGCAGAACATTTGCAACTTGACTCTGGCCCAGCTGGGCTACAAAATGGTCACCTCGCCTGAAGAACTCAGAAACGTGTCTGTCAGTCTAGCCGAAGACAAGACCTTTCTACCCTTTTTGTAA